TTAATAAGGACAAGGCTCTTACAGTAATTGTCAGAAGTTCTTACAATACAGCATCTTGCTTTTGGGAAGGATTCAATGTCTGCCCAACATTTAACCAGCGTTCCCAAATCCAGGAGACTCTTCCTGTAATGTGGCATTTCCCCACCTCCCCCTGaaggcagcagcattttcagcacAAGAACTGCTTCCCAGGTATTGAAACCACTTAGCAATGTGTAAAAGAGCATTTTAGGAATGTGGCACATTGGATCACTGACtggaaaaatggaagagaaTTTTTTATACTAAGTTTCATTCGAGTCACAACATcgtttttcagttttctgaaaatgtgtCAGCACTGGGAAATTCTCCTTTCCATCCAAGACAGTGTCCAACCAGAAGGCTTTTGCAGGTAAATTCACTTTGCTGAAGTGACACATAATGAACAGAACGCTCAGAATTAAAACCTTTGGCCTCTTGTTCCACATCCTGCTCGTTGGTCTGTGCTTCGTTTCCCCACCAGCCGCGTCTCACGGCTCTGCTCGGCTGCTGGGGCCAGTGGGATCTGTGTTCTCAGGTAGAGCCACCCCCATGCTCTGTAAAATGTTCGAGGTGGGTCCTGCCAGGCCAGCCTGGGCACTGTAGGACTCTAGCAGGTTTGCCACCAGGTTCATGTCCACATCCAAGGGTGccagctcagcatcctcagctccaGAATCGGGGCCAGCGCTCTCAGATGTGGCTGCTCCAACAGAACCTGCCTGCAAGTACAAGGAGCAAGGTTTGTCAAATTGTATGAGCAGAgttaaggggggaaaaagggaagccacgagagaaaagaaacaacaatTCTGCAGCCAACAAATTACATTCCAAAGTCTAAACAGACAGGAATTCAGCCACCAAATGCTCGTGCCAGCTAAAAACCATCACTGTCCATTACCCAGATTAAGTTCCAAGAGGACAGAAAATGTTGCTGACTCCTGGCTCAGCTTCCTATGGGAGCAAACTACTACTGGAACTCAAAAATcaagctgcagctgcttgccCTACTACTAAAAACAGGGAAATGAAACTAAGTCTTAGAAAAGATGTGCAAATTCAAAGCTTAGGGAAGCTTTAGtttgaaaaaaacatattaTGGTGCAACTACAGCACACTTGGCTTGCACGTGGGAAGGTTCTGACCACCTTACTCAGATTGGCCACTTTCAGCACATTTCCTGTTTGGAAATTACTGCTACAGATCAGAGCTCAAGGCATACTCACCCCTCTCTTTTGGGTGCTGAAACTTTTCCCAACGTTGGTCTGTGCCAGCTCACGGTCCATCTCCTTCATGTACGACCTGAGACTGCCCACGAGCTCCTCAGGAGACaccttctgctcctgccttggaTTTCCAGCAGCCAGGTCTTCATCATCCCCATCTGAGAAATCAaactcctcctcttcatccAGATCATCAGAATCCAGCTCCTCTGAGTCTGCTCCTGGGTATTATTTTGTGTCAGTACAACAGCAAAGAAATCAGCACCAGGATTTGTTTCAAATAAAGGAACAATCTCACCTAAGATTCTGTCCAGTGCTTTTGTAAAAGAATCCACGTCAAAGGTAACATGGGATTCATCAGATGacctgaaatataaaaatatttttaaataaataaagcttttctgCTTGCATAAGCCTGACAGAGGCACAAGCCATATTGATTTCTTTCAAGTCAGGATTGAAGTGGGAACATTTGAGTTTAGAAGTCCTTAGAATTGTGAAGTCTGTATGGATTAGACGAGAAACAATGAGTGCAGGAATTTCTAGAATGACAGAGAAAAATTTTGAAGaccacaaaaccaaactgaGGGACAGAAAGCAGCTCAGCTTGCAGCACTTTAACCTGCACCAGTGTCAGAGTGGTACCAAGCTGATTTAAAGCAAGTACATCTTCACTGCTATGGGTTTGCTTCAGGCCCCTGCTCAGCAGAACACCTTCAAATTCTGATTCTCTGCATCACAGAATCAaccacagggctgcagcagagtgCAACATTCCACTTCAAACTAAGAGATAGCACTCTAGGCACTGAGAATCCTTTGGCCACTAAGTGGAAGAAGAAAGGCTTACTCTAAAAAGGGAGAGCCAATCCAGGATTTAGTCTTAATGAAGGTTGGCTTCATGACTAATAAACAGCTTTCTCTTCACAGATGTCAACATTCCCACAAATAATCATCTGGAATAGGAATAATTCCCCCCATCCAGCTCACCAGCCTCTGGAGGAAGACAAGCTGCTTCTCTCTCAAATTCCTTCAAATCAATGGATGTTGTCTGTAGTAGTGTCAGGATTTCATCACCTGGGCTCACTTCAACAGagctagaagaaaaaaaatcaatttactGAAATTGGTTCAATGGGATCACATAAGCTGCATTCAGGTTTTCActcaaatttttcatttttccttctgtgcaaGCACATCAAAAAGGGAAATGAATCTGGGGAAGTACCAGAGTACTACACAGAGCATTGGCCAAAACAGGACACAGTCAGTCCCTGCAATTCCCAGCTGATGGCTCCAAAGCACATTTGTCATGGCTCTTTATATTTATTTGGCCTTGGTAAATCTCAAGATTGCCAGATCCCAAACAGCACAGACTAGAAAGTCAAAAAACTACCAGTCAAGATACTATGAGCTGGCAAAGCCTCAGATATTATTGTAGTGACTTATTTTTTGGATTTGATCTTccagccagctcctggagcaAAGTAGACAGATTACTCTGTATTTATTATCCACTGCTTTTCCATGAAACATTTTACACTTCCTACAGCAAACCAAGTAAATAATGCTTTTCAGTCACCTCTTAACCTACTTGGAAGAGCTCAGCATTTCACAAAACTCAGATAAAGAGTTATTCTAGCAAGAACTTATCCTAGTGGAGCATTCCAGAGGAATTAGTACCTGAATGTCCTGGCCAGAGCACACATGTTAAATGTACGATGGAGAAAAGGGTTCAGGTTTTTTGTAACCAGGATTTTAAAGGTCAGTTAAAGGACTTGTAGGCAGGGTATATGATATTCATGAATTTCAAGTAGCTCTTATCTTTTTTGGCACATCAACAGATTGCTGGAAGTGATCTTCTGCCATGTGCAACAGTTCCAGGTACTTTGCAGATCCTTCCATTTCTCCCTATTTAATGCAAGTAACATTATGAATCCAAACAATTCTCCCTGCCTTTTCACACTGAGGCAGACCACACACAATAAATGCTGTGATTAGGTTTATCTCCAAACCACCAAGCACTGCTGGAGAAATCCCAGGCAGGAAGCGAGTGAGGCAATTCAGATAAAACTTCTAGTGGTAGGAAGAGTGGGGAGAGAATGGGGAGTAGGGTGTAAGTgagaaagacataaaaaaagaaaggttttacTCTGTGTAGGCAAGTGCCTTGTGTGCCTTTTGCTAAGGTCACAGGAAGGAGAGCAGAGTGAAAGTGTAGTTTAGGAAAAACCAAGTCTGGCCCTCGCATCCCAACCCAATGGCCggggagcacaggaggagctctcagcctgtttgctcctccctcagctggcagccagagaGCCAAGAGCctggccacaggcagggacacagctgtggggacagccagggacagcgggctggggacaggctgcagcaggagagctgcacagccttGGGGGCAGCTGCGGCTGCCGcttccagccactgctggggcCGAGCGCAGCACGAGGCCTCTTCCACACATCGGGAAACAGCCACacacctgccagccctgtccttgcCAGTGACACTGGCCCTCCCTAGAGGCCACAGGCGTGGCCCTGCACTCACCCGCCAATTTGCTGAGGATGCTTCTGTGCCCATGGCCGGTTGCTGATGTGCcctggggatccaggggctCCCTCACTCTGCCATCGCTGCTGCAGATTCCATTCTCCACATCTTCATTCGCTGCTCGCTCACAAGTGGAGTCCCCCTGCTTATGACAAGTGGCTTCTTGTGCTCCTGGGAAGTATGTCAGCCCGGGTGCTGACCCCTCCTGGAGATGCAGGAGCTCCTTCACAGGCCCATGGATGGAGCCTAATTCACTCTGCTCCCTCTCACAGCCAGAATCTGTCAGCTCAGAACAATCAGCCTCTGGCTCCGGACCCATCAGGAGTGCTGGAAAAGCCCTTCGTGGATCGGCCTCAGGAACAGCTGCACACCCACCAGGATGGCTCTTTGAAAGGGACACGATGACTGGTCACGGCTGGTCCTGCCCTGTGGGACACCGAGGATCACGAAGGGAACCGGGATGAGCCATcgctgctgcagcacctgctcgTGGGTTAACTTTTATGGGATTAATTTTTTGATGCTTTAGGCACTAACCTGGTTGGattgttttattaaaactcTGCTTCCACAGTGttgggggttgttttttcttttcttttcccctgccctccccatctGGAATATTTTCCCATTGACATGTTAAAACGGCTAGCGATAGGGGAGGGGAAGACTCCCGGTCCCTTTAAGAGTTTTGTCTCGCCGGGCCGGGTAAGTGGAACAGCGCGACACCAGGGGGGCGGGGAAAGGGCAAGCGGGTAGAGCTTGTCCTGCCTCTTGTCTGGGAGAACGGTGGCTGGAAAACCTCGCTCTGCCACAGCGACGCCGGGAGCTGCTTTCCTCGGCTGGGGGACCCCGCAACCCCCTGCTCGGACTGTCTAACACCTCCACGCATCCTGTTGGAGCACCAGGACGGCACTGCCCCGAGATCCCTGAGCACAGTCTCTCCTCCACCCTTCCCACCCGGGACGCGGCCGCCGTCATCATCCAGCGTTCCTGCATCACGTGGAATCACCGCTCAGCCCTTCGGGATGCGGCCCATTCATCCTGGCGGCGCCGGGGACGTGAAACGGGTCTCCATCACGAACCAGTAAGGACTGGTATTCCTAGCCCCGTATCGTTACTAGAAAGcaccttaatttcaaaattttaataaattggAGGTAATTGGATTTGCACTCTCCGTCTCAGGGAAgggctcctgcctttcttggcaaatACCTCTTTCAAACACGGCCAAAAAGTTTTAATTCATTCCCTGCAATctgatttctgtctgaaaaattcagagagaccccCGACTCACCGACTCAAATAGCCCCCCAGCGATCCGCGGCAAGGAGGAGACCGCGGGCAGccgctccctgcccagctcaggccaGGGGCACACGGGGGAAGCGGCGCAAGGAACTCGCCAGAACCGGCCCGTTCCCCTCAGCGCGGCCCCTCCGGCCGCAGCGAGCCCGGGCTGGGCACAACCGAGCGGGGTCGTACCTGTGCTGGAGCCGCTCCCAGCTCCGGGACCGCCTGCGCGGACTGGCACCAAAGCACCGGGAGAGAGAAGCGCTCCGGCCCTGCCGGGAAAAGAGCGAAGGATGCTGCAAGGTGCCGCTAAGGGTTGGAGAGGAGAGGCGGGAGCGCGGAGAAACATCCTATGGAACTTTTGACCAATCCGCGATTGGGAGTGGCCGGCGGTGCGGGGCGGGGCGATGTCCCGAAGGAACCAACTTCTGTGCGCAAAACCAGGAGCGGCTGCTTTGGGCATGTGTCCTGAAATGCGCCTCAGCCATGGGAAATGTAGTCCTTGGCAAACCTGGACCGAGCTGCTCAGGGCCTGCCCGCCTTTAACACTTAAGATAAGTGAAATCGAGCGTTTCCCCTCAATTCAAACCCACAGAACAGCGCCATGAAGGCATTCTCCTTACATTTAAACACGATATGAATGAAAAATGGATTTCCTGCCTAGTGAGACACCAAAAATCATGAAAAGGGTGTGTTTCCCTTCAATTGAGACCCTTCAAGTCGTAAGTGATGGGGTGTCCTCCCTAGTTCAATCacaattactgaaaaaaagtttttctccttccttttaaATCCCTTTTCTTCTCGTAAACCAaaccccaatttttttttttttttttttttgttttgttttgttttgttttgttttgttttttcttactGGTGGGGACTCACTGAGTAGTGACTGGTATCACTTCTCCCTCCTCACGGGTCACAGCCGGGGCTGCTGCACGCTGCCGAGTGCTGGGGAGTTTCCTCCCAGTCCCCTCGCAGTTTCCCTCTGCCTGGCAAGCACCGGCACGGATGGGGAGAGCACTGCCAAGGAACTGCGAGCCCTGCAccttcccagtgctcctcaTCCCCCTCCCAGCGCTCCTTCTTGCTCACTCCCGCTGCTTCCACTCgccctcccagttccctcatAGCATTCCTtgtgctcccagttccctcccagtgttcccaggaTCTCTTCCAGTGCTCCCACTGACGGCAAAACCTGAGGGATTCtgtgggaaatagaaaaggtGTAGAACTCTCAGAAAGCTGAGTGAAAGCTTGAAAAATTtcaggatggagaaatgcaagaatGCTGAAGGTGCAAGGACAAGACACAATAGAGCCGTGAGCTGCGTAGAGAAAATATTATCAGGAAAATATGTTAAGCAAGACAgtagaaatatttcaggttaATAATGAAGATTTATCCATTGTTTGAAGCTATTATGGGAAAGCTTTGTTCAAAGCAAGATGTACGTGCTGCTTTATTAACTGGCCTGAACAAACGCTTATCAGCTTTTAATATTATGCTATTTGCTATAAAGCTGTTAAAAGACTTTGTCACAAAGAGAACTTGGtctgcagtgcaggcagctggagctgttccaTCTCCCTTGCTTGGTTCTGTAAAATGAGGCTGATGACTGTGATGGAATAAAGTTTCgagacagctgctccagcattccACTCCTGTTGTTTGTGCACATAGATACAGGTAAGATAaggtaagagaaaaaatatcccagaaaaacCCCATGTTTCGTGTTATGAAACATCTGTTGGAATCTCCAGGCAGTTAAAAGGGACATGTGCCAAATAATACTTTTGGATTATAAAAGGGTATTATCTTCATCTCATCCTGGCTGCTGTCCTTGGcaggctccagctcctgctgccagcaccttGTCATCCACCACACCTTGGCTTCCCTCTGGCTCAGTGAGCCAGGAAAGGCTCTGCTGGAGCCGGGCCGGGCACCGATCGGTGCGAGAACGGCACCGGGAATGCCGCTCGCCGCGGGAGCGAAGGAATGGATGCGGCTGAGAAAGGGGTTGGAGCTGCGCTGGGATCCAAGGGGACAGCGGAGGGACACtgcggcggcagcggggcccGCATCAGTGGCGCGGAGTTAGGAATGGCCCCGCGGGGCGAGTGAAAACTCGCAGTGAAAAGAGGACAAAAAAGAGCTCGGAGGGATGGGTGACAATGCAGTTCCCCGGGAAGCACACACGGAGGGATGGGTGACAATGCAGTTCCTCGGGAAGCACACACGGAGGGATGTGTGACAATGCAGTTCCTCGGGAATCAGACACGGAGGGATGGGTGACAATGCAGTTCCTCGGGAAGCACACACGGAGGGATGGGTGACAATGCAGTTCCTCGGGAAGCACACACGGAGGGATGGGTGACAATGCAGTTCCTCGGGAAGCACACACGGAGGGATGGGTGACAATGCAGTTCCTCGGGAATCAGACACGGAGGGATGTGTGACAATGCAGTTCCTCGGGAAGCACACACGGAGGGATGTGTGACAATGCAGTTCCTCGGGAAGCACACACGGAGGGATGGGTGACAATGCAGTTCCTCGGGAATCAGACACGGAGGGATGTGTGACAATGCAGTTCCTCGGGAATCAGACACGGAGGGATGGGTGACAATGCAGTTCCTCGGGAAGCACACACGGAGGGATGGGTGACAATGCAGTTCCTCGGGAAGCACACACGGAGGGATGGGTGACAATGCAGTTCCTCGGGAATCAGACACGGAGGGCTCGAGGGGACCGGCCGGGGCCGAGGAGCGGGGGCAGAGCCCACGAAAGCGTTCTGAGACACGGGGAACAAAGGAGTTTGGGACAGCCTGAGGAAGGATTTGAGAGGCCAGAGCTGACACGGGGAGAACACAGGGATCCCGAACTGCCCGCCTGGGGTACAGACAGAGGGCTAAGGGGAGGGACACCCGGCACGGAGCATGGGGGAGACGGAGGATAGGCTGAAACATTCTGAGGAAgtgaggcaggaggagagaagctgtgctggggagaaaaGGAGCGAGGTGCTCAGTTTAAATTAGGCAATCATTCTGGGATGCGGAGGGTTTTGGGGATTCGTTTTAGGGTGCACAGGGAAAGCACGGGTGGGGTCGGCTGTTTAAAAATGCTCATGATCATTCGACAAGCAGCAATAATTGTAACCACGCTCTGATCCCATCCAAAAGTGAATGGTTTATAAAGTTTCCAGTGGACAACATCCCAAAAAGAGAATGTGAAGACAGAGTTAAGGTCTATGCTCGGATAGATCGTATTGATCCACCTTAAAAGGACGTTCATCATCCTGAACATTAATTATAGGGTCTGGAGTAATAACTGTCTTTAGTAATAAACGGAGACAAATCttgtttcattatttcttttccccagaGCTCACCTTGATTCTCCACAAGGCTCCTTCCTTGGCTCCATCCGAGGGtgtccagcagccaggaggagacGAGAACAGTATCCATTTACAATGCAAAAGGATTATTGCACAGATGTCCATTTTAACTATCTGGGGATTCCAACAGTTGTTTCATAAAACGAAACAGGGCACCAACGGGGCACCAtcactgtggggtttttttttgggacattttttattttaccttatATTTACCTGTAAATAAGATAAACTCTCTAGCCAATAGCATGATATTAAAAGCTGATAAGCGTTTGCTCAGGCCGATTAATAAAGCAGCACGTACATCTTGCTTTGAACAATGCTTGCCTCTAATAGCTTAAAACAATGGATAAAGCTTCATTATTAACCTGAAATATTTACACTGTCATGCTTAACATGTTTTCCTTAGGCTTATGTCtacacagctcacagccctgttGTTTCCTGTCCTTGCACCTTCAGCATTCTTGCATTTCTCCACCCTGAAATTTCCTTTCACTCAGCTTTCTGAGAGTTCCATGCCTTTTCTATTTCCCGCAGACCCCTGCAGTGTTTTGCCGTCGGTGAGAGCGCTGGAAGAGAtcctgggaacactgggagggagctgggggcacAAGGAATGCTatgagggaactgggagggcGAGTGGAAGCAGCGGCAGTGAGCAAGAAGGAGCGCTGGGAGGGGAtgaggagcactgggaaggTGCAGGGCTCGCAGTTCCTTGGCAGTGCTCTCCCCATCCGTGCCGGTGCTTGCCAGGCAGAGGGAAACTGCGAGGGGACTGGGAGGAAACTCCCCAGCACTCGGCAGCGTGCAGCAGCCCCGGGTGTGACCTCCAGGTGAAGAGGGAGAAGTGACACCAGTCAATACCCAGTGACCCCGCCgccacaaaaaaacaaagaaagaagaaagtggATTAAGGGATTTAAAATGAAGGAGGAAAACTTTTCGGTAATTATGTTTGAACTGGGAGGACCCCCCTTCACCTACGATTTGAAGGGTCTCAATTGAAGGAAAACACGCCTTTTTCATGATTTTTGGTGTCTCACTAGGTGGGAAATCACGGTTTTCCATCCATATCTTGTTTAAGTGGAAGGAGAATACCTTTATGGTGCTATGGGTTCGAATTGAGTGAAAGAGCCCCATTTTACTGATCTCAAGGCTCAAGACCGAGAGATCACGAACTCCCCGGGGAGCTGCACTGCCAGAGTTGGCGCTGTATCATGCCAGCACCCGCCTGGCAAAAAATTACCTGGGGGATGACGTCACTCATCAGCTTCATGGGTGTGTCGCGATTTTTATGTTTGCACAAGAGCAATCGCCTTCCTTTAGGGACAGGAGAGACATCAATCACCTCGTCTCCATCCGCCTGGCCTATTGGTCAACACTCCCAGGAGCCGATCGGCCCTCAGCACGTTGTTGGCTGTAGCAGCACCGATCGCACTCTCTGCCCGGGTAGGGCCCAGCGCTTCTCTCTCCCGGTGCTTTCGGGCAGGTCCGTGCAGGCGGCGGCCCCGGAGCTGGGAGCGGCTCCAGCACAGGTACGACCCCGCTCGGTTGTGCCCAGCCCGGGCTCGCTGCGGCCGGAGGGGCCGCGCTGAGGGGAACGGGCCGGTTCTGGCGAGTTCCTTGCGCCGCTTCCCCCGTGTGCCCCtggcctgagctgggcagggagcggCTGCCCGCGGTC
The DNA window shown above is from Oenanthe melanoleuca isolate GR-GAL-2019-014 chromosome 6, OMel1.0, whole genome shotgun sequence and carries:
- the LOC130255211 gene encoding uncharacterized protein LOC130255211, whose protein sequence is MGPEPEADCSELTDSGCEREQSELGSIHGPVKELLHLQEGSAPGLTYFPGAQEATCHKQGDSTCERAANEDVENGICSSDGRVREPLDPQGTSATGHGHRSILSKLAGECRATPVASREGQCHWQGQGWQVCGCFPMCGRGLVLRSAPAVAGSGSRSCPQGCAALLLQPVPSPLSLAVPTAVSLPVARLLALWLPAEGGANRLRAPPVLPGHWVGMRGPDLVFPKLHFHSALLPVTLAKGTQGTCLHRVKPFFFYVFLTYTLLPILSPLFLPLEVLSELPHSLPAWDFSSSAWWFGDKPNHSIYCVWSASV